caatccctctgttactgtgtcactataccgcactccctctaacatgtaaactcactgagcagggccctcaatccctctgttactgtgtcactataccccactccctctaacatgtaaactcactgagcaggccctcaatccctctgttactgtcactataccccactccctctaacatgtaagctcattgagcaggccctcaatccctctgttactgtgtcactataccccactccctctagcatgtaagctcattgagcagggccctcaatccctctgttactgtgtcactataccccactccctctaacatgtaaactcactaagcaggaccctcaatccctctgttactgtcactataccccactccctctaacatgtaaactcactgagcaggccctcaatccctctgttactgtgtcactataccccactccctctaacatgtaaactcactgagcaggccctcaatccctctgttactgtgtcactataccccaactccctctagcatgtaaactcactagcagggcctcaatccctctgttactgtcactataccccactccctctagtatgtaaactcactgagcaggccctcaatccctctgttcctgtgtgtccaacttgtctggttccaactacatgtccgttcgtccacccactgttaagcgctgcagaatttggtggcgctctataaataataataataataataataataataataataataatgcatggtacctgccacgcatgcacattagatccCCCCATCAGCTAATGTCTTAGGAACGGAGCATGACCCAGCtccaagggacatcagcgctggaatccATATTcgtatttctaacactaaagtTTTCATTAATTAAAGTAAATAATTCATAACAAATGACTCCGAGCTTGTTAAATCAGAGGAATCCATGTGCAGTTACAGTCAGTGTATATGATGACAATGTATATACTTCTTTTTTTGTTACCTCTTAGAGACACTTGCCATCCTTCCATGTGGCCAACTGAACCAGTATTTTTACACCATTAAGGTTGCTGATGTTTGCAATCAAAATATAGTTCCAACATCAATAGTTCCATAGATGTCATTTGTTTGCAAGGATCCTGCACTGAAGAAACTACATGGTTAATAGAATACTAAACTCTGCTTCTCCATGAACTGTTTGCACTTTGAGCAAAGGTTAGTTTTATGAGATTAAAGGGACTTtgacttgttttttttctttcctgcTTTCAATGATGGCGTTGGTCGATGATCTGACCTGCTCCATCTGCACGGACATTTATACAGATCCTGTGACCCTGACATGTGGACACAGTTACTGCAATGTCTGCATCAACAAAACATGGGACAACCAGGAGGAGAGAGAATATTCCTGTCCTGAATGCAGACACAGGTTTAGAATAAGACCTGAAGTCAGGAAAAGCCTGAAATTGTGTAACATAATAGACAATTTCCATCAATCTTCTCAGCAAGATCAGAAAGAGACTTGGAATATCTTCTGTACTTATTGTGTTCATTCTCCTGTACCTGCTGCCAAAGCATGTCTCCATTGCAAAGCATATCTATGTGATAACCATCTGAGGGTCCACAAAGGACACCAGGTGGAGACTCTGATTGAGGTTTCACAGAGGAAGAAAGGTGAACTGAAAAATATCCTGAAGAAAGTGGATTCAAAGACACAGGAGACTGAAAGAAAAGTCCAAAATCTGCAGGACCATAGAAAAGAAGTGCAAGTAAAGGCAAGTGGTTTAAAAGAGTGTGTCACTGCCCTGCTTAGAGATATCAGGGAACAGCTAGCAGCTCTAGAGACGCGAGTCCTGACTGTGATCTCCAGGCAGGAAGAGCAGGTCTCACACCGAGTCTCAGATCTAATCCGGCAGCTGGAAATTAAGAAGGAGGAGCTGTCCAGGAAGAGGGGTCACATTGGGGACCTGTGTAACATGACGGACCCACTGATGTTCTTACAAATACAGAAATCACAAAATAATGACAACTACAAAGTTATGGAACGAGAATATGAAGACAGAGCGAATGATGATAACAACAGCCATGCAGCAGGAGATCTGGATATGGGATTGATCTCAGGGATATTACGTGGAGgcttaaatattattataaattctGCAAAAATGCACAATGACATACAGGAGACTTCACCGCTGTTAATGGATGTCACCACGGCTTCTGATATATTGCTCGATGTGAACACAGCTGGTAATTATGTAGCTCTATCAAATGACTTAAAGACTATATGCAGACCAGAAATAAACCAGAAGCGCCCAGAAACTCCCGAGAGATTTCAATATTACCCCCAGGTTTTAAGCACCAGGAATATTTCCACAGGACGACATTATTGGGAGATAGAGACCAGTGAATCAGGAGGGTGGATCGTAGGGATGGCGTATCCAAGCATAGATAGGAGAGGAGACCAGTCAGTAATTGgccataatattaaatcatgggGATTAGAAATGTGCAATAATAATTATTCAGTTATACATAATAAGAATGAGATCCTCTTACCTTGCAGACCTTCCAGTCAGAGATTAGGGATATCCCTGGACTATGAGGCTGGACGGCTGTCCTTCTATGAGCTGTGTGACCCGATCAGACACTTACACACCTTTACTGCCACCTTCACAGAGCCGCTCCACATTGGATTCTGGGTAGGGGTAAATACATGGGTGAGAATCACGTGAACCAGGGGGTAGGATTAGTAATCAAACTATTAATGCAAATGGATCTTCTGTTGGTGCGCTTAACCTGACATATTATTATaagataaatgtatgtatatagttttttttttatctggtacAGTTTCTGTCTCccattatatctttattttattttttttgtatttttttagatATGCCTGAATTCAGCAGTAGCATCACATAAACAGTACATGCATACGCTGACATTAaaatgttcatatatatataaccaatcaGGGCGATGGTTCCTGCAGACAGAGTAAAAGAGGAGAAAGGAATGAGATGGGTGGAAGAGAGAGATAGTGGGGGCCAATGCATGTCTCCTGTACGGCAGTAAGTGTCAGAGCTAGTCCGTCCCTTGTTAGATTTCTGATTGCAGACACACATTGTTCCTATTTGGTCCCGTGTCCCAATCTCTCCCCATTTTACCTTCTCTGATTTCTCCTGCAATGTGGAACCGAGTCAGATTCTAAGTATGGTTATCCTGGGTTACTATCGGTGCCCCTATGGTATATAACTTGCATTCTACATAATAACTGATAATAAACTCCCACTTCTAAATctgtatttcttaattttttggtttctttttctcatttttgttCTGACTGTCTTACTTAAAGAGGAAGAGTCACTTCTCAGGatttacaatattaaaaagtAAGAAGTGAAAAATGAATTTAATGTAGAAATTCCCCCCTCTTTATCCTGCACCTGGGCACGTCCATCTTACTCACCTGTCAATCATTAGATAAAGAAAAATGAATGAAGCAATAAATAGGATTGCTGGACAGAAATAGTAGGGGTAAACCCATAGAGCTAAATGGCAAACAAGAAGAAACAGAGCTGTCCAGTGACCAAAATATGtgtaaaaatttacttttaattagattcagaatttaaaaaaagagctGGAAAAATACCTAGCTCTAGGACAAATATGGATATCAAGTACTACATGAACCCAATCAGAGAAGAAAGGGGGAACAAAGAgggtgagaaaaaataaataaataaaaatacagaaaatattgTCCCTGCTATACTGATAAATAGAAACAGAGAAAGTAGTGGCTGATTTCCAATGGACAGAGATACTCTACACTAATAAACTAAAGATGAAACAACTGTGACTTAGGTCATCTAAACAGAGTATCTAATTTGTCAAAAGGAAAAGAGAGAGGATATCTGTTGTAAAATAACAATATGGTAATGTATCGAACTGAGACAATAATATAACCAAGGTTAATGCTAAGTCTAACTTGGTTGGTGTTTATTGTGTGTATGGAGACGTTTATGGTGTGTGAAGGTTATGTGTTTAAATGGaggctgtaacggcacccccaggcataaaagggttaaaccgccatttagtagatcttcccttcgagagacacaggcacagcactgcagaacaccaaactaccgaacttgatacaagggaatgctccaaactcccgaattggaaccatacgaatagctgctagcagacgaacaggaaaagcacccaagcggcttacactcctggcaaacagtctctaacagcatacagtaaatccccccaaaaacaagacaaggctccgtgttgagggtcaagcagttgtCTGGTTtgttgagggctacctgcccagtatttatgcaggtctcccacctggtggacactcccctaggggaccagattgaagactgggacacaaatggttaaaataccaatcacaggcatacagggttaaaacactcccacagtacattacaattcctcccctctatcctggagataattgggaagtaatccaattatctccaaggacagaggcaaaactccattaagcacatgttagtaaaaaaaacacaaaaatacacaatgttgcaaataatgaataaaacatatacattcaacctatccccagatagcttagatctgagcgcacattattaccgaatggcgatcagatcacatacatacagttcaatcgccatggagccaaagtctttcccatagtctttcgttatacgaataggttccatggcatggctatctggggtgatgctgttcatacggttaaactacCGAGTGAACAGGCATTCGGTTAAATGACCGAATGCAGAAGCAAGGAGGCCGACGGCTAAACGGTGTTcacgcaaataagtgtccgtttccagttccatagtttgggcgctgaacaccgctggccattcgggactttaaaatggccaccgccacgtgttcggcaaacgaacaaaggccacccagtattcatcaattaagctgcggttaaccgcagcttctgagAGGTCAATTgttggcacactccagctcccaggtggtccagtcattcgtaCGTTTGTTCGGTACATTGAatttaccgaacaccctggcagaaaggcacgaacaagcctttctgcaggggaaaatacaaGTTTTacccatggggccatagtccagaggcaacaggcgggcaaccaggctcctccaatgcaatgtggcgagacaACAAGGCCCTTATGACACATGTCCATTGAGTAGCCGTatatgcatgggccacccaatgggccccctcAGCCTGCGGGTCCCGGTGTAGCCACAATGAACGCACCaatgaagagatgggttttgaggagcTTCTTAAATGATAAAAAGAGTCTAATGTGAGTTGGAAGACTGTTCCAAACCATGATCCCCACTTGCAGGAGGTAGAGACCTCAAGGCACAAAGCTGACATCTGCCCATCATTGTAAGCCTCCTAATGctgcaagggaggagggggtataCAAAAGCAGAGTTAAAAAAGATACAAAGCACATAAGCGGAGGCTCCGACGCCGCAGGCGGCGTGGAAACATCAGGAGCTCCAGCTATCCCCGACATGGGAAGGATCCGGACTCCAGAATGAGCCACCGAATCCGTGGAGCTAAGATGCGAGCTCTCTACAGAACCTGGGGCCGGAGGGCCACTGATCTCTGCCCCTGCCGTCTAACGCCCCACAGCTGCTTCAAGGAGATCCAGAGCACAGGTGTAGGTTGAACACCAACGACACCGAGTGAGGACTTAAGCATACCCGTTGCCCGACTACCAGCCTGGAAACACAATAGGACTTGAGATGCTCTGATTGTCACTGCTGA
The DNA window shown above is from Pelobates fuscus isolate aPelFus1 chromosome 10, aPelFus1.pri, whole genome shotgun sequence and carries:
- the LOC134575258 gene encoding E3 ubiquitin/ISG15 ligase TRIM25-like translates to MALVDDLTCSICTDIYTDPVTLTCGHSYCNVCINKTWDNQEEREYSCPECRHRFRIRPEVRKSLKLCNIIDNFHQSSQQDQKETWNIFCTYCVHSPVPAAKACLHCKAYLCDNHLRVHKGHQVETLIEVSQRKKGELKNILKKVDSKTQETERKVQNLQDHRKEVQVKASGLKECVTALLRDIREQLAALETRVLTVISRQEEQVSHRVSDLIRQLEIKKEELSRKRGHIGDLCNMTDPLMFLQIQKSQNNDNYKVMEREYEDRANDDNNSHAAGDLDMGLISGILRGGLNIIINSAKMHNDIQETSPLLMDVTTASDILLDVNTAGNYVALSNDLKTICRPEINQKRPETPERFQYYPQVLSTRNISTGRHYWEIETSESGGWIVGMAYPSIDRRGDQSVIGHNIKSWGLEMCNNNYSVIHNKNEILLPCRPSSQRLGISLDYEAGRLSFYELCDPIRHLHTFTATFTEPLHIGFWVGVNTWVRIT